The nucleotide sequence CTAAAACAGTGGAGATAGTCCCGAATTCGGTTACAGTGCGGCTTGGTTTGGATGCAGTTGCGGCTTTTTTTGACATGATACCAGATTATTTCGTTTTCATCTCGAAAACCCCATCCCAATCTTCCGGAGGAGGATTCGCTATAAATGCTTCGCAGCGTCCTATATATTTTTTAGATGGTCCGTCGTTTGGAGTGATCTCTACTGCTTTTTTGAACAATTCCCAAGCTTCCTTGAACTTTCTATTCTTGTACAATGCGAGACCTTCGTCGTACAATTTCAGAGTTTGTTTAAAAGACTCGGTGATCATTATAGCTCACTCCTTATAGAGAACGACAATTGCAGTGGAATAATTTTCCGCATGGCTGATGGATACGGAAACACCACTATAACCTTTCTCGAGGAACAATTCTTTCGATTTTCCGTGAAGTACCAATTCTTTTTTTCCGAATTCCTTCCCGAAAAGTTCGATTTCTCTCATGTCAAGAAGGACCTTGTGTCCCGGCTCTATCGCCTTGATAAATGCTTCTTTTACACAAAATCTTCCACTAAGATGTGGTACAGGATCCTTCCTTCCTGAGCAGTATGCGATCTCGGTTTCGGAAAACACTCTTTTCAAAAATCTTTCGCCGTGTTTATTGAGTAAGTCCCTGATCCTGGAATTTTCTACTATATCATTCCCTACTGTGATCTTCATTCTTCCTCAGGCTCCGGCAGAGGTTCTTCCGAGCCCGGATCCGAGTTTCCGTCTCCCCCTTCTTCGCTTCCGGTTCCATCCTGACCGATATCCGGGCGGACTCTATACAAAATGGAAATTCGATCGGGAAAAACTCCCTGGATCTCGACGGATTTTAAACTAGGTGCTTTTTCCAAACGGATCTTTGCAACCACCGGTTTGCTATCGGGCAGTATCTTTTTTGTTTTGGGATCGTATTTATGGGAACAGAACACACTCGCATTTAGACCCTTGATGATCTGGATACTTCGTAGCGGAGTTTTCGATTGTAATTTTACTGAAACTTCCTGTTCGGAAAATTCCGCTTCCAGATTTTTATCCAGGTTCTGGCATTTTACGGGAACTCCTAAAACAATACTCTCTCCCGGAGTGGAAGAATCCGCTACAATATTCACCGTTACGGAAACTTCTCTTATATTGTCCCTGTATTTTAATCCCGCAGGAAGATCCGGTACCTTAAATTTCTGAGTGAATGTTTTCGTTTTATCCTTCAAAGAGATAGCAGGCAGAGCGGCTACCCTACCTACTTTATCGAACTCGGATGGATTACCTACAACGACTAGGCTAGTGGGAGAAACGAAATGAGAAGATTTGATATAATCCTTAGGCGGATCTCCTTGGAATCTTGGCTCAAGCACCAGTGTCCTGCTGACATTGGACTCGACAATGATCCGGACCTTCTCCTTT is from Leptospira sp. WS58.C1 and encodes:
- the acpS gene encoding holo-ACP synthase: MKITVGNDIVENSRIRDLLNKHGERFLKRVFSETEIAYCSGRKDPVPHLSGRFCVKEAFIKAIEPGHKVLLDMREIELFGKEFGKKELVLHGKSKELFLEKGYSGVSVSISHAENYSTAIVVLYKE
- a CDS encoding tetratricopeptide repeat protein, encoding MITESFKQTLKLYDEGLALYKNRKFKEAWELFKKAVEITPNDGPSKKYIGRCEAFIANPPPEDWDGVFEMKTK